One genomic segment of Lampris incognitus isolate fLamInc1 chromosome 2, fLamInc1.hap2, whole genome shotgun sequence includes these proteins:
- the LOC130129324 gene encoding LOW QUALITY PROTEIN: UDP-glucuronosyltransferase 2A1-like (The sequence of the model RefSeq protein was modified relative to this genomic sequence to represent the inferred CDS: substituted 1 base at 1 genomic stop codon), translating into MESLPSFQLVLAALSSSCEGGKILVYPVDGSHWLHMNILVEVLHSRGHQVSLLRSSTSWCILKLSPHYTSITIPQKEHQTIESQELMASFLESSIESRKNEGSLWSFLGFYGKLFSMLRQSHETATNVVTTMFENKTLMRELRETRYDLVLTDPVFPAGVLVAHYLQLPLVFNVRWIHSGDGHFAIAPSPLSYIPQLFSCNSDQMDFLQRLKNIFYHSLLLYMYYFVTRPPCQAVCDHYFGPDIDVMSLIQGADLWLMRVDFTFEFSRPTMPNMVYVWGFHCKPAMPLPPDLEEFVQSSGEHGVVVMSLGALLGNLGPERSEVIASAFARXPQKVIWRHLGDRPATLGNNTLLVKWLPQNDLLGHPKTRAFVSHGGTNGIYEAIYHGVPVLGIPLIFDQYDNMVRLKARGAAEVVKVTTLEVESLTAVLRDVLDPEKHYRENMQKMSRIHRDRPLKPIDTATFWVEYVIRHKGAAHLRTESYKLSWYAFHSLDVIAALVVFALIVMKLVWVFCTCLVRGVTKRKSKLE; encoded by the coding sequence ATGGAGTCCCTTCCATCTTTCCAACTGGTCTTAGCAGCTCTATCCTCCAGTTGTGAAGGTGGAAAAATCCTGGTCTATCCAGTGGATGGGAGCCACTGGCTGCACATGAATATCTTAGTTGAGGTGCTTCATTCTCGGGGCCATCAAGTCTCTTTGCTGCGTTCCTCGACCAGCTGGTGCATTTTGAAGCTCTCACCCCACTACACCTCCATCACCATCCCCCAGAAGGAACATCAAACCATCGAGAGCCAGGAATTAATGGCGTCTTTCTTAGAGAGTTCAATAGAGAGCAGAAAGAATGAAGGTTCACTGTGGTCATTCTTGGGCTTCTATGGGAAACTTTTCAGCATGCTGAGGCAGAGCCATGAGACTGCGACAAATGTGGTCACCACCATGTTTGAGAATAAGACACTGATGAGGGAACTGAGGGAGACCAGGTATGATCTCGTTCTAACTGACCCGGTATTTCCTGCTGGGGTGCTGGTGGCCCACTATCTTCAGCTCCCTTTGGTTTTCAATGTGCGGTGGATTCATAGTGGTGATGGGCACTTTGCCATTGCCCCCTCACCTCTGTCCTATATCCCACAGCTGTTTTCCTGTAACTCTGACCAAATGGACTTTTTACAGAGACTCAAAAACATCTTCTATCACAGCTTGCTTCTGTACATGTACTACTTTGTAACCAGGCCTCCCTGCCAGGCTGTGTGTGACCATTACTTTGGCCCTGACATTGATGTCATGTCTCTCATCCAGGGGGCCGACCTTTGGCTTATGCGAGTTGACTTCACCTTTGAATTCTCTCGCCCCACCATGCCCAACATGGTCTACGTGTGGGGGTTCCACTGCAAGCCTGCCATGCCACTCCCTCCAGATTTAGAGGAGTTCGTTCAGAGCTCTGGTGAACATGGGGTGGTGGTTATGTCCCTGGGGGCTCTCCTCGGCAACCTCGGCCCTGAAAGGTCAGAGGTTATCGCTTCAGCGTTTGCTCGCTAGCCTCAGAAGGTGATATGGAGACACCTGGGAGATAGACCTGCCACTCTGGGTAACAACACACTGCTGGTTAAATGGCTGCCTCAAAATGACCTGCTGGGTCACCCTAAAACCAGGGCTTTTGTCTCTCATGGAGGTACCAATGGCATCTACGAGGCCATCTATCATGGAGTCCCGGTGTTGGGTATCCCACTTATCTTTGACCAGTATGACAACATGGTGCGTTTGAAGGCTCGGGGAGCAGCTGAGGTCGTCAAAGTGACTACGCTGGAAGTTGAATCACTTACGGCTGTTCTAAGGGATGTTCTGGATCCAGAAAAGCACTACAGAGAGAATATGCAGAAGATGTCACGGATTCACCGTGACAGACCACTGAAACCCATAGACACAGCCACCTTCTGGGTGGAGTATGTCATTAGGCACAAAGGAGCAGCACATCTGCGCACTGAATCATATAAGTTGTCCTGGTATGCATTTCACTCTCTGGATGTGATAGCAGCCCTTGTGGTCTTTGCTTTGATTGTGATGAAATTAGTTTGGGTTTTCTGTACATGCCTGGTGAGAGGTGTGACGAAGAGAAAGTCCAAGTTAGAGTGA